The genomic region GATCAGGCTGTAGCCGAGCGGCGCCAATGCCTTGGCGTAGAACGCCTTGGCGCGCTCATAGTCGGAGACCGGGAAGCCCATATGGTCGATCATTCGTAACCTCCGTTGTTCGTCGTCAGCGCGACAGGAACGTATTGCTCCGCGTCTTGCGCGCAACCACGAAACCGCGCGCGACCATGTCGGCGATACAATCGTCCCGCCATTCCTTTTGCGACAAATGCTCGATTACCACCGCGCGCGGCCATAGCAATTGCGGCGCGTCGCGGAAGAAGCCGATCAAAACGCGATCCTCGAAGCCCTCGACGTCGATCTTCAGCGCGTCCACCTTGGTGACGCCGGCGTCGCCGAGAATGCGCGTCAACCGCAGCGAGGGCACCTTGATGGCCTCCGCGCTGGCCGTGCCAGTGACGACATGCGTGGCACCGAGATTGCCGCCGCCGCTCTCGATCATCAGCTCGCCGTCGCTGTCGCCGGCGGCCGCCTGCACCAGGCGCACCTGCGTCGCTTTCGACGCGGCCTGGTTGAACGACAGCCGTCCAAACGTCATCGGATGCGGCTCGATGGCGATCACTTTGCCTGATGGCCCGACCTGTCGCGCCATCACCAGCGCGAAGGTGCCGACATTGGCGCCGACGTCGACGAACACGCCGCCCTCCGGGGT from Bradyrhizobium lupini harbors:
- a CDS encoding FkbM family methyltransferase, which encodes MATDNAPSSPPFGAFAPNAAQAAIIRLATQSGLKRGAFRPWLSRLVNLLRGGPIDMQYQGASFRFYHQGSATERGALFNPDYNLDELDFLRQHTPEGGVFVDVGANVGTFALVMARQVGPSGKVIAIEPHPMTFGRLSFNQAASKATQVRLVQAAAGDSDGELMIESGGGNLGATHVVTGTASAEAIKVPSLRLTRILGDAGVTKVDALKIDVEGFEDRVLIGFFRDAPQLLWPRAVVIEHLSQKEWRDDCIADMVARGFVVARKTRSNTFLSR